From a region of the Mucilaginibacter auburnensis genome:
- a CDS encoding DinB family protein, translating into MSTSAQLHTELKKVLWGQPWYGNSVYVTLAGVTFENAYKRPPGGAHTIAEIVLHMISWTEEVIDRMNEKPAGMPLGGNWPEPEQADELKWNLYIDDLKLVNDNLLKAIDSFPEEKWHQPIIDERNEEPVVSYAELVNGLIQHHIYHQGQIGLLVRLLA; encoded by the coding sequence ATGAGTACATCAGCCCAACTACACACCGAACTTAAAAAAGTATTGTGGGGACAGCCATGGTATGGTAATTCAGTTTATGTTACACTTGCTGGTGTAACATTTGAAAATGCTTACAAACGCCCGCCGGGAGGAGCCCACACCATAGCTGAAATTGTTCTGCACATGATAAGCTGGACTGAAGAGGTAATTGACCGGATGAACGAGAAGCCTGCCGGTATGCCGCTTGGTGGCAACTGGCCCGAGCCAGAGCAAGCTGATGAGCTTAAATGGAACCTGTATATTGACGATCTAAAGTTGGTTAACGACAATCTCCTTAAAGCTATAGACAGTTTTCCTGAAGAGAAATGGCACCAGCCTATTATTGATGAGCGTAACGAAGAGCCTGTGGTAAGCTATGCCGAATTGGTTAACGGATTAATTCAACATCACATTTACCATCAGGGGCAAATAGGGTTGTTGGTTAGGTTGCTTGCTTAG